From Anopheles darlingi chromosome 2, idAnoDarlMG_H_01, whole genome shotgun sequence, the proteins below share one genomic window:
- the LOC125950941 gene encoding cytochrome c oxidase subunit 5B, mitochondrial-like, which yields MASLCGRMVLAAAKRNVTYTPVRFCKMMNDPIEHATGIEKRELLAKQAGNPDPFDMRVFKRGPGTKDSPNLIPSAFDARLVGCVCEEDQTYVQWMWLYQGQPKRCECGHWFKLVEKAPV from the exons ATGGCGTCCCTGTGCGGAAGAATGGTGCTGGCCGCGGCCAAGCGCAACGTGACCTACACGCCGGTGCGATTCTGCAAAA TGATGAACGATCCGATCGAACATGCCACCGGTATCGAGAAGCGTGAGCTGCTGGCCAAGCAAGCCGGCAACCCGGATCCCTTCGACATGCGCGTGTTCAAGCGTGGACCGGGCACCAAGGATAGCCCCAACCTGATTCCGTCGGCATTCGATGCGCGTTTAGTCGGTTGCGTTT GCGAGGAAGATCAAACCTATGTCCAGTGGATGTGGCTGTATCAG GGTCAACCGAAGCGCTGTGAGTGCGGACACTGGTTCAAGTTGGTAGAGAAGGCCCCCGTTTAA
- the LOC125951937 gene encoding intraflagellar transport protein 52 homolog, with the protein MSSASILFNLSKNELFKLADNFKTLHRKLKVNHRVDSNKSEITPELLKTANVFVLAGPQEKFTETEFQHLKDYISEGGRLVLLLGEGGEVQFNTNVNFLLEDYGMTINNDVVVRPQYYKYFHPKEALISGGVACDSMNNLLLEASKSILSSFDFMDDKYKVEFVYPFGATMNIISPSNVLLTTGPVVYPFNRPLAGYYQNENNGKLIAIGSGHMFQDKYISNEVNTTLWDCLLTMILQDEFKFKASDFNDLEINDYAVIPDTIYLAEQPKICLMDSLDYDIPADFKKLFDMSLYSISNDLLRDVISTYEKLDVQYEPLKIIKPQFEIPLPPLQLAASIAEKGFLQRVFQPIFSDLPAPPLELFDLDEAFSSEKVQIGQLTNKCLTPALEGQSPFDEKELGYFIQECGRILKVCQDDQKMSPKEILNGISVKIAHYKKLDKD; encoded by the exons ATGAGCAGCGCATCCATTCTATTCAATCTGTCCAAAAATGAGCTATTCAAGCTGGCCGACAACTTTAAGACGTTACATCGAAAGCTTAAAGTGAACCATCGCGTTGATAG CAACAAAAGCGAAATCACGCCGGAACTACTGAAAACGGCCAACGTGTTCGTGCTGGCAGGACCGCAGGAGAAATTTACGGAAACTGAGTTTCAACACTTGAAG GACTACATCAGCGAGGGAGGCcgtttggtgttgctgttgggcgAAGGAGGAGAGGTGCAATTCAATACAAACGTAAATTTCCTGCTGGAGGACTATGGCATGACAATCAACAATG ACGTTGTCGTTCGTCCGCAGTATTACAAATACTTTCATCCCAAAGAGGCTCTTATCAGCGGTGGGGTAGCCTGTGATTCGATGAACAACCTGCTACTGGAGGCCAGCAAGAGCATACTATCTTCGTTCGATTTTATGGACGATAAGTACAAGGTGGAG TTTGTGTATCCGTTCGGTGCCACCATGAACATCATTAGTCCTTCGAACGTGCTGCTTACTACTGGACCGGTAGTTTATCCCTTCAATCGCCCGCTAGCCGGATACTATCAGAACGAAAACAATGGGAAGCTAATCGCCATCGGATCGGGCCACATGTTCCAGGATAAGTACATCTCCAACGAGGTAAATACTACGCTATGGGACTGTCTGCTCACGATGATCCTGCAAGACGAGTTCAAATTCAAAGCATCCGACTTCAACGATCTCGAG ATAAATGACTACGCCGTCATACCCGATACGATCTACCTGGCCGAGCAGCCGAAGATTTGCTTAATGGATTCGCTCGATTACGACATTCCGGCGGACTTCAAGAAGCTATTCGATATGTCGCTGTACTCGATCAGTAATGATCTGTTGCGCGATGTTATCAGCACGTACGAGAAGCTGGACGTGCAATATGAACCATTGAAGATAATCAAACCGCAGTTCGAGATTCCATTACCACCGTTACAGCTTGCGGCAAGTATCGCAGAAAAGGGTTTCCTACAAAGG GTTTTCCAGCCGATCTTCAGTGATCTGCCGGCACCGCCGTTGGAACTGTTCGATTTGGATGAAGCGTTCAGCTCGGAAAAGGTGCAAATCGGCCAGCTGACGAACAAGTGCCTTACGCCGGCCCTGGAGGGTCAATCGCCGTTCGATGAGAAGGAACTGGGATACTTTATTCAGGAATGTGGTCGCATTCTGAAAGTGTGCCAGGATGACCAAAAGATGTCGCCCAAGGAAATCCTGAACGGAATTAGCGTGAAGATAGCACACTATAAGAAGCTCGACAAGGATTAG
- the LOC125951248 gene encoding facilitated trehalose transporter Tret1-like: MTKDQEACTVPGEEVAEKQVENSSSATVKLTKRAAITQIITAVVANITIISSGMGIGFPSIALMELTNSTTSVVLSESDASWFASITSILCPVGGLLSGYMLDKIGRKKSLYCINVISIISWVIMSLASRTDGALLFIQLMVARIIIGVAIGLSSTPASIYAAEVAHPSLRGRLTLLTACFTGVGMLMVYSLGYMFKDDWRYVCTICGVFTVVALLSVIPLPESPSWLVGKKRMAEAERHLKVVRGIKEDNHPEIRAELKALEESVARFRQADTKKTSKIVQLKKPEVHKPLIIMCTFFLFQQFSGIFVIIVYAASFSVEAGVAIDPFLSAVLVGFTRVVTTILMAFISDRFGRRPPALFSGFGMACCMFGLAACNILRISDTEYHWLPTALLVAFIFTATLGFLTLPFSMNAEVYPSKVRGFASGLTIFFGYTMSFIILKVYPTLVSSIGNENVFLFFGMVSLAGIGFVYFFLPETKGRTLQDIEEYFRGGTVSTADLVKQDTKA; the protein is encoded by the exons ATGACGAAAGATCAGGAAGCATGCACTGTGCCGGGCGAGGAAGTTGCCGAAAAACAGGTGGAAAATTCGTCTTCGGCTACAGTGAAGCTGACGAAGCGAGCCGCCATTACTCAGATCATTACGGCGGTAGTAGCCAACATAACGATCATCTCATCGGGTATGGGCATCGGTTTTCCGTCGATCGCGCTGATGGAGCTCACGAACTCCACTACCTCCGTTGTGCTGTCCGAATCCGACGCTAGCTGGTTCG CATCGATCACCTCCATTTTGTGCCCGGTCGGGGGTCTGCTGTCTGGATATATGTTGGATAAAATCGGCAGAAAGAAGTCGTTGTACTGCATCAATGTCATTTCGATCATCTCCTGGGTCATCATGTCATTGGCCAGCCGTACGGATGGAGCCTTGCTCTTCATTCAACTCATGGTGGCTCGAATCATTATCG GTGTTGCTATCGGACTCTCTAGCACTCCAGCGTCCATTTATGCGGCTGAAGTGGCACATCCGAGTCTCCGAGGTCGTCTGACTTTGCTGACCGCTTGCTTTACAGGCGTTGGCATGCTCATGGTATACTCACTAGGATACATGTTCAAG GACGATTGGCGGTATGTTTGCACCATCTGTGGTGTCTTTACAGTGGTGGCTTTGCTGAGCGTGATCCCGTTGCCGGAATCACcgagctggttggttggaaagAAGCGCATGGCCGAGGCAGAGCGACATCTGAAGGTAGTGCGCGGGATCAAGGAGGACAACCATCCGGAAATCCGGGCGGAGCTGAAGGCACTCGAGGAGAGCGTGGCCCGGTTCCGTCAGGCGGACACGAAGAAAACCTCGAAAATAGTGCAGCTCAAGAAACCGGAGGTACACAAACCACTGATCATCATGTGCACCTTCTTCCTGTTCCAACAATTTTCCGGCATCTTCGTGATCATCGTGTACGCAGCGAGCTTCTCTGTCGAGGCCGGTGTCGCCATTGATCCATTCCTGAGTGCGGTGCTGGTTGGGTTTACGCGCGTTGTGACGACCATCCTGATGGCATTCATTTCCGATCGCTTCGGACGACGACCGCCGGCACTGTTTTCCGGGTTTGGAATGGCTTGTTGCATGTTCGGTCTTGCGGCTTGTAACATTTTACGGATCAGCGATACGGAGTACCACTGGTTACCGACGGCACTGCTCGTAGCGTTCATATTTACGGCCACCCTTGGCTTCCTTACGCTACCATTCTCCATGAATGCCGAGGTGTATCCTTCGAAGGTCCGTGGCTTTGCTTCCGGTCTCACCATCTTCTTCGGGTACACGATGTCCTTCATTATATTGAAGGTGTACCCAACGCTGGTCAGTAGCATAGGGAACGAGAATGTTTTCCTGTTCTTCGGTATGGTTTCACTGGCCGGCATTGGGTTCGTTTACTTCTTCCTGCCCGAAACGAAGGGACGCACGCTGCAGGACATCGAAGAGTACTTCCGGGGTGGAACCGTTTCTACCGCCGATCTGGTCAAGCAGGACACTAAAGCGTAG
- the LOC125959661 gene encoding protein MCM10 homolog: MSSEIDDLEEDELEQLLLETLDRNARQETQQEPTPGSSKSGSKPALTVEGSTFLLQDTEVPSEAETSSAKTLIADADIDSSDDEETRNFLERKYNQYGRQINDLLKSKEEEKTDQALSKWVDRKLLQIKRGTAQKPAPIAEPSPPPPSPRTANVGAARPEAQKSSPPGLAPVFQGTVHTDPVFGMRIVHPLISSQTLVERMEGKKPVPFMRLRNFIETADLQQDWVIGGVLVSKSPTKTTSKGKQFAIWKLSDLHGDVKMASLFLFSQAYKDLWKTTEGTVVAVLNPNVLNNNNDRSSEATLSIDRSTKVMILGQSRDLGTCRSRKKNGDRCTAIINLGQCEYCVFHIKQEYNNACNRGGLLTSTGGRGLNELRNKVLGKNEVFYAGQSYSAIKAVKNPKQVEKDRQRMLTLSDYYRSPAEGNGATGGPISANPSYRASSSPSVAKPKQSAARVETNVGQRMKDVKRLESLGVSLETLKATTSQPFSSSQSAPPEMKPSPSQPPPFSLASKPSLSREAFEIDIIPKTVSVAKALQSRARATAILKQKPIEKSNPNFIKYRGTEQGKKRVLEEVVKNAAGSEENAAKRPKLQDGPSEEERARDDFIKRMMQATSSHKELVVASENAAQEEYFHKLERKEAMEEKMLNTFKVACKAVSCSQCKYIAFSAADRCKTEGHQLRVRDAEKRFFRCADCGNRTVSLFRIPKISCKSCQSSRWERCAMMRDKRGIQVGDVLSIRGDEEKYLGSLAGANASLNLLMPEES, encoded by the coding sequence atgtCCTCGGAAATAGACGATCTAGAAGAGGACGAGTTGGAACAGTTATTACTGGAAACGTTGGACCGAAACGCGCGCCAAGAAACGCAGCAAGAACCGACTCCCGGCTCCAGCAAATCAGGTTCGAAACCGGCACTAACAGTCGAAGGATCCACGTTTTTGCTCCAGGACACGGAAGTCCCGAGCGAGGCGGAAACGAGCTCTGCCAAAACACTGATCGCTGATGCAGACATCGATTCGTCGGATGACGAGGAAACGCGCAACTTTCTCGAGCGAAAGTACAACCAGTACGGGCGGCAGATCAACGATTTGCTGAAatcgaaggaagaggaaaaaactGATCAAGCTCTTTCAAAATGGGTGGACCGAAAGTTGCTGCAAATCAAACGCGGAACGGCCCAGAAACCGGCACCGATTGCAGAACCATCACCGCCTCCACCCTCACCAAGAACGGCGAATGTTGGTGCAGCTCGGCCGGAAGCACAGAAGTCGTCTCCGCCGGGTTTGGCGCCCGTCTTCCAAGGCACCGTGCACACCGATCCGGTGTTCGGTATGCGCATCGTGCATCCGCTGATATCCAGCCAAACACTGGTGGAACGCATGGAGGGCAAAAAGCCCGTTCCGTTTATGCGGTTGCGGAACTTCATCGAAACGGCCGACTTGCAGCAGGATTGGGTCATTGGAGGGGTACTGGTCAGCAAAAGTCCAACCAAAACCACCTCCAAGGGTAAGCAGTTTGCCATCTGGAAGCTGAGCGATCTGCACGGAGACGTCAAAATGGCCAGTTTGTTCCTGTTCTCCCAGGCCTACAAAGATTTGTGGAAAACCACCGAAGGCACGGTCGTGGCCGTGCTGAATCCGAATGtgctgaacaacaacaacgatagAAGCTCGGAAGCGACCCTATCGATTGACCGATCAACCAAAGTGATGATCCTTGGTCAATCTCGAGACCTCGGAACGTGTCGTAGTCGCAAGAAGAATGGGGATCGCTGCACGGCTATCATCAACCTTGGCCAGTGCGAATATTGTGTGTTTCACATCAAACAGGAATACAACAATGCATGCAACCGCGGCGGTCTGCTAACTTCCACCGGTGGTCGTGGCTTGAACGAGTTGAGGAACAAAGTGCTTGGCAAGAATGAGGTCTTCTACGCCGGCCAAAGCTATAGCGCGATCAAAGCAGTAAAGAACCCGAAACAGGTCGAGAAGGATCGTCAGCGAATGTTAACACTGTCCGACTACTATCGCTCACCTGCAGAGGGAAATGGTGCTACCGGAGGTCCCATCTCCGCCAATCCATCGTACCGAGCTTCTTCGAGTCCGTCCgtagcgaaaccgaaacaatcgGCTGCAAGAGTGGAGACAAATGTTGGACAACGCATGAAAGATGTAAAACGTCTGGAAAGCCTTGGCGTATCACTGGAAACACTGAAGGCAACGACTAGCCAGCCGTTTTCCAGTTCACAATCTGCACCACCCGAAATGAAACCAAGTCCATCTCAACCACCTCCATTTAGCCTCGCCAGTAAACCAAGCTTGAGCAGAGAAGCGTTCGAGATCGATATTATCCCAAAAACGGTTTCGGTGGCGAAAGCGCTGCAATCGCGAGCACGTGCAACGGCGATTCTAAAGCAGAAACCGATCGAAAAGTCAAACCCTAACTTTATCAAGTATCGTGGCACAGAACAAGGCAAAAAGCGAGTGCTGGAAGAGGTAGTTAAAAATGCGGCCGGAAGTGAGGAGAATGCGGCCAAACGCCCGAAGCTACAGGATGGGCCGAGCGAGGAAGAACGGGCTCGCGATGATTTCATAAAGCGCATGATGCAGGCCACCTCTTCGCACAAGGAACTCGTCGTGGCGAGCGAAAATGCGGCCCAGGAAGAGTACTTCCATAAGCTCGAACGCAAGGAAGCGATGGAAGAGAAGATGCTGAACACCTTCAAGGTGGCTTGCAAGGCGGTCAGCTGCAGTCAGTGCAAGTACATCGCTTTTTCGGCCGCCGATCGTTGCAAAACCGAGGGCCACCAGCTGCGTGTACGCGACGCGGAGAAACGGTTCTTCCGCTGTGCCGATTGTGGTAACCGCACCGTCAGCCTGTTCCGCATACCGAAGATAAGCTGCAAATCATGCCAAAGCTCGCGCTGGGAACGATGTGCGATGATGCGTGATAAGCGTGGCATCCAGGTGGGCGATGTCCTGTCGATCCGTGGGGATGAAGAAAAGTATCTCGGTAGCTTAGCGGGCGCCAACGCTAGCCTCAATCTGCTGATGCCAGAGGAAAGTTGA
- the LOC125959662 gene encoding uncharacterized protein LOC125959662, with the protein MAAAPDRGFVSEYFANLNEISKKIALDIEEIRGAYEHIWDDLSREEQMEIVNETIIKPELALKYFDNFSTSTDSLQRILGTDDDENGTTEDDRNANLYDGKALQTFQFVRTGRKVVTDDSIGLFRDEHSAPFSHKTKSQINLTVFPLEKDAKPDRAGGKAGALLAKKLLLKSPKLDDSICTGKETGGKANKEQKDKVGPTVAIYDNERNIISTEAGTKGLGSGGPGLFSKFNTLIFNQPPLEMTTAASAASIDGSDEVDGTIDQDEFDTDNDKVNLFTKSSKNECLHRAQSSSVEEDDKNYDELNSLLGNSKGFDFLNNW; encoded by the coding sequence ATGGCCGCGGCACCGGATCGCGGTTTTGTGTCGGAGTATTTCGCAAACTTGAATGAAATCTCCAAGAAGATTGCGCTGGACATCGAGGAGATTCGCGGCGCGTACGAGCACATTTGGGACGATCTGAGTCGCGAAGAGCAGATGGAAATTGTGAACGAGACGATCATCAAGCCGGAACTGGCCCTGAAGTATTTCGACAACTTCTCCACGTCCACCGACTCCTTGCAACGCATTCTTGGCACGGATGACGACGAAAATGGTACCACGGAAGATGACCGGAACGCCAATCTGTACGACGGGAAGGCTCTTCAGACGTTTCAGTTTGTGCGCACAGGGCGTAAAGTGGTCACGGACGACAGTATCGGATTGTTCCGGGATGAGCATTCGGCGCCGTTCTCACACAAGACCAAAAGCCAGATCAACTTGACCGTCTTCCCGTTGGAGAAGGATGCAAAACCGGATCGTGCCGGTGGGAAAGCAGGGGCCCTGTTGgccaagaagctgctgctcaagtCTCCCAAACTGGACGATAGTATCTGTACCGGAAAGGAGACGGGCGGAAAGGCAAACAAGGAGCAAAAGGATAAAGTTGGTCCTACGGTGGCAATTTACGACAATGAACGGAACATCATTTCGACCGAAGCGGGCACGAAAGGGCTGGGAAGTGGTGGTCCCGGATTGTTCAGCAAGTTTAACACCCTCATCTTCAACCAACCACCGCTGGAAATGACGACGGCCGCATCGGCAGCTTCCATTGACGGTAGCGACGAAGTAGATGGAACGATCGATCAGGACGAGTTCGACACGGACAACGATAAGGTGAATCTGTTTACTAAAAGTTCCAAAAACGAGTGCCTTCACCGTGCGCAATCGTCCTCGGTTGAAGAGGATGACAAAAACTATGACGAGCTGAACAGTTTGCTTGGCAATAGCAAAGGTTTCGACTTCCTGAATAACTGGTAA